TGAGCTTCAAGGGGGCAGGTGTATACAACGAACTCTGGCATGAAACCAATCAGGGAAACTTTTACTTTGCCGGAGCAGGTGGTGCCAACAAGATTGATCGTACCTGGTTCAACCGTTATCAAGATTCTCATGGTGATTTGACTTTCAAGGGTGCCGGAGCGGCAAATATTATTAGCTCCAGAGTTGAGAGTGGCAACATCGATTTTGAGGGCGCGGGAGCAGCCAACAGTATTGTTCGTCAAGGGAAAATTGGCGACGTTACATTACGCGGTGCAGGCGCGTCTAACCGTATTGAACGTATTCATCAGATAGATGATAGATATTCTGAAACCAGAGGCGATATCCGGTTTGAAGGCGCAGGTGGTTATAACAGCCTCTACTCCGATGTTGCGCACGGTAATATCTCTTTCACGGGGGCGGGGGGCTATAACGAAATTACCCGCAAGGGTACGGCCAATGACTTCGGCAGAGAAGGGATGGAATATGCCAAGGCAGAAGAAATTGTACTGACCAATGCCACGATGAGCGGTACGTGGATTGGTGATCCCCATCAGGTCATGGGGCTTAAATTCACACGGGAGCCGAATACATACCTGTTTGCCTTTGAGGATGGTACTCACACTAAAATTAACAAAGTTCAGCTCAGTAATGATCCTGTAACGGGCAAACTGAGATATTTATCGACCGCCTGGTATAAAGAAGGGAAGCATCTCAAAGGGCTGGAAAAACAAGATATCTCTGCTCAAGGTGGCTTTAATTCTGTTGATACTGACGGCGCATACACATTGTCAAACCTGACTGTTGAACGACAAAAGCAGGTAACGGTTTATGCAGTTGAGAAAAAACTGACAGAAAACGAGTGGGTGAATTATGGTAATGGTGTCCAGATTGACGCGGCAGATATCACCTTGTCTGATGCCAAAATGGGTGGTTATGCCATTTATCGTGATGGAATCACCGTTGATGTGAAGGCCGTGAAATCCAACCGGATGCCAAACACCTACATTTATGGTAAGCAACTTGGTGAATATACCAAGATTGTAGTGGTTGAGCTGAGGAACGATCCAAAAACAGGAACGCTGCAATATTTCGCCCGCCCTTGGTATAAAGAAGGTCACCATACAGCAAATCTGGCAAACGAAAATATCTCTTATGCTAACGGTTATCACGATATGGGAACCGGTAGCTACTCGCTGAGTGATATTCATTACAGTGCTAATGCTGTGCGCAAAACATCCAGTCGTGTGCCTGATATGCATGAATACAGTGAACTTGATCTGTTCAAATCGGCAACGGTCAGTGGTGACAGTTCTGGTGATATCCATTATGCAGGTGCGGGGGTGGCAATATCATCAAATCCAACGTCACCCGTGGTAATGTCAGCTTTAAAGGCGCCGGCATTGCTAATGTGATTGAACATAGCGCTGAGTTTGGTGACACAGAATTCAATGGTGGTGGCGGAGCAAACGTTATTATCAAAAAAGGCAAAGAAGGCAACCTTAAGTTCAATGGTGCCGGTATTGCTAACGTACTGCTTCACCAAAGTCAGCAAGGGGAAATGAATGTCAATGCTGGCGGTGCGGCAAACGTATTGGTTCGCGTTGGTGACGGTCGCTATCTTGCCCATCTTTTGGCCGTAGGTAATATCTCTATTCATAAAGGCAATGGTGATAGCCGGATCGCGATGGGCGGTGGTTTTAATACCCATACCCAGATTGGCAACGGTGACGCATTGTGGTCTGGAGTTGGTGGAGCCAATGTCCTGACCCAAATAGGGAAGGGTGACGTTTCCTCCATTCTTGTGGGGGGCGCAAACGTTCTGACCAAAATCGGTGAAGGTACTCTGAAATCAGCGATGTTTGGCGGTGCCAATATTATTAGCCATATCAGCGATGATATAGATACTTCCAATACCGATTCTTCAAATAGCCGATCCTCAGATACGGCGGTAATCGCACTGGGTGGAGCCAATGTCCTGACGAAAAAGGGCAAA
The sequence above is drawn from the Xenorhabdus ishibashii genome and encodes:
- the rtxA gene encoding MARTX multifunctional-autoprocessing repeats-in-toxin holotoxin RtxA; translated protein: MGKSSSRSAEYFFTERYEDDDDGNAIHAFGVGVNGVINAYGGNDNIVVGSINVTVNTTWGDDTISGATGYLKVNDTSGNLTVKGGSGFTSINKTQSGLIRFEGAAGGVKIQHTGDKSGIDYSGAAGYNSITRKGLQGDVSFKGAGVYNELWHETNQGNFYFAGAGGANKIDRTWFNRYQDSHGDLTFKGAGAANIISSRVESGNIDFEGAGAANSIVRQGKIGDVTLRGAGASNRIERIHQIDDRYSETRGDIRFEGAGGYNSLYSDVAHGNISFTGAGGYNEITRKGTANDFGREGMEYAKAEEIVLTNATMSGTWIGDPHQVMGLKFTREPNTYLFAFEDGTHTKINKVQLSNDPVTGKLRYLSTAWYKEGKHLKGLEKQDISAQGGFNSVDTDGAYTLSNLTVERQKQVTVYAVEKKLTENEWVNYGNGVQIDAADITLSDAKMGGYAIYRDGITVDVKAVKSNRMPNTYIYGKQLGEYTKIVVVELRNDPKTGTLQYFARPWYKEGHHTANLANENISYANGYHDMGTGSYSLSDIHYSANAVRKTSSRVPDMHEYSELDLFKSATVSGDSSGDIHYAGAGVAISSNPTSPVVMSALKAPALLM